TCGACGAAGCCGTCGAGAAAGCCAACAAGATGCAGCAGTAATCCTGTTCACCAGGGGGGTTCGCCATGGCGAATAGCGTGAATTGCAATATCGTCAGCGCGGAAGCGGCCATCTACTCGGGCAGTGTCGAGCAGGTGATCGCGTCCGGCACGGCGGGCGATCTCGGCATTCTGCCGGGACACGCCCCGCTGCTGACGTCGCTGAAGCCGGGGCCGGTACGCGTGAAGCTGGAAGGCGGCGATGAAGAAAGCTTCTTCGTTTCCGGCGGCTTCATGGAAGTGCAGCCCGACGTGGTCACGGTGCTTGCCGATTCGGCCACACGAGCGCGCGATCTCGACGAGGCCGCGGCCGAAGAGGCGCGCCAGGAAGCGCTCAGGTCGCTGAACGAGAAGTCCGCCGAGCTCGACTACACCCGGGCTGCGGCGGAGCTTGCCGAGGCAGTGGCCAAGCTGCGCACCATCCAGCAGCTGCGTAACCAGAGCCGCTAGCTTCAAAGCGGCGCAGTCCGAGCCACGCCCCCTGGCCCCTTGCGGAGCCGGGGGGCGTTTTTTTTGTCTGTTAAGATAGCCCTGAACGCAAAGGCAACGCTTGCCGCGTCAAAACACGTCGCCAAAGCCGTATTGCCCACGACATACTGCCCCTATTATCTCGCGACAGGCGCCACGCCGCCGTATCGCGAAGACCATTGCCGCGCGGAGGACACTTTAATGGCGCTTTACGACCCGACGCTGGAAGCGTTGAAAGACGATTTGCTAAGGCTGCATGCCGCCGCCGCGCAGGACCAGGCCCCGTCACTGGCGGATACGCCGGGCCATGACTCTGTAGTCGAGCGGATGGGGGAAATCCGCTCGCCGGATATCGGCGAGATACTCGAGGCCCTCATCGAGGAAGACAGCGCGCTTGAGGCGGCGGTTGACACGCTTGCGCTACTGGAGAATGACCGGGCAGCCAACGTGCTGGGCTATCTTCCCAGCGGCTCGCAGCTGACGATTGTGGGCGCGTTGGCAGATACCCAGCTGCTCAAGCTGCTGGAGGAAATGGGCTCGGACGAGCGCGCTGACCTGTTCAACCTGCTGGATGAAGACCGCCGCGAAACGCTGTTGCGGCGCATGGCGCACAAGGAGCGCGAAGAGCTGAAGCGCCTGGCCAGCTACGAGGAAGGCTATGCCGGCGCCATCATGACCTCTGACTATGTGGCCATAGACAGCGGCATGACGGTGTCCCAGGCGCTGATGCGAGTGCGCCAGACCGCACCGGATGCCGAGACGGTGTATCAGCTTTACGTGCTCGCCAAAAGCGGCGAGCTGATCGGCACCATGTCGCTGCGCATGCTGATGGTGTCGCGCCCGGGCGCCGTTGTGGATGACATCATGATCCGCGACGTGATTCACACCCGGGTCGACGAGCTGCAGGAAGAAGTGGCGCGCATCGTTGCACGCTACGATCTGATTGCTCTACCGGTGACCGACAGTGACGGCCGCATGGTGGGCATCGTCACCCATGATGACGCCATGGACGTGGCCGAGTTCGAGGCCACCGAAGATATCCACAAGGGGATGTCCATCGGCCAGCTGGAAGACGGCGTCCGCCGCGTGCCGCTGTGGACGCTGTATCGCAAGCGGGTCATGTG
This DNA window, taken from Halomonas piscis, encodes the following:
- a CDS encoding F0F1 ATP synthase subunit epsilon is translated as MANSVNCNIVSAEAAIYSGSVEQVIASGTAGDLGILPGHAPLLTSLKPGPVRVKLEGGDEESFFVSGGFMEVQPDVVTVLADSATRARDLDEAAAEEARQEALRSLNEKSAELDYTRAAAELAEAVAKLRTIQQLRNQSR
- the mgtE gene encoding magnesium transporter codes for the protein MALYDPTLEALKDDLLRLHAAAAQDQAPSLADTPGHDSVVERMGEIRSPDIGEILEALIEEDSALEAAVDTLALLENDRAANVLGYLPSGSQLTIVGALADTQLLKLLEEMGSDERADLFNLLDEDRRETLLRRMAHKEREELKRLASYEEGYAGAIMTSDYVAIDSGMTVSQALMRVRQTAPDAETVYQLYVLAKSGELIGTMSLRMLMVSRPGAVVDDIMIRDVIHTRVDELQEEVARIVARYDLIALPVTDSDGRMVGIVTHDDAMDVAEFEATEDIHKGMSIGQLEDGVRRVPLWTLYRKRVMWLVLLVFANLFSGAGIAYFEDIIAAKVALVFFLPLLIGSGGNAGAQAATLMVRGMATGDVGVKDWGKMLGRELLVAGSLGLTMALAVAPIGVMRGGTAVATVVATSMITIVLFGSLLGMCLPFVLERFKLDPATASAPLVTTLIDASGVVIYFSIATAVLSSVSL